In the genome of Kitasatospora cathayae, one region contains:
- a CDS encoding LysR family transcriptional regulator, which produces MGFTLRQLEVFLTVAETLHFGRAAERLHISQPTVSQEVARLERTVGVELFDRSRRSVALTEAGEVMAAESARLLEQAGALLTRVRLHEESRLGTARIVASPSVVNRLLPAVVSRAEQELPALDTAELAVDTGQVSATLAGELADIGLGRFLEDVPGYRLERIADEPVRVALGRDHPLARRASLRLTELRDLPLLLWPREQHPRYFDHVLGLCAEHGVDPPVLVSPPRIVGSRLYLLARNRAFSLVPGSMTGHLTEDVATVRLEGRATLPLEMQWRTDDRRPPLATLRNLIRQEAAALEEW; this is translated from the coding sequence ATGGGCTTCACCTTGCGTCAGCTGGAAGTCTTCCTCACCGTCGCCGAGACGCTGCACTTCGGGCGGGCCGCCGAACGGCTGCACATCTCGCAGCCGACGGTCAGCCAGGAGGTCGCCCGGCTGGAGCGGACCGTCGGCGTCGAGCTGTTCGACCGCAGCCGCCGCTCGGTCGCGCTGACCGAGGCCGGCGAGGTGATGGCGGCCGAGAGCGCGCGCCTGCTCGAGCAGGCGGGGGCACTGCTGACCCGGGTCCGGCTGCACGAGGAGTCCCGGCTGGGGACGGCCCGGATCGTCGCCTCGCCGAGCGTGGTGAACCGGCTGCTGCCCGCCGTGGTCAGCCGCGCCGAGCAGGAGCTGCCCGCGCTCGACACCGCCGAACTCGCCGTCGACACCGGGCAGGTCTCCGCGACACTGGCCGGCGAGCTCGCCGACATCGGCCTCGGCCGCTTCCTGGAGGACGTACCCGGCTACCGGCTGGAACGGATCGCCGACGAGCCGGTCCGGGTCGCCCTCGGCCGGGACCACCCGCTGGCCCGGCGGGCGAGCCTGCGGCTGACCGAACTGCGCGACCTGCCACTGCTGTTGTGGCCGCGCGAGCAGCACCCCCGGTACTTCGACCACGTGCTCGGTTTGTGTGCGGAGCACGGTGTCGACCCGCCCGTGCTGGTCAGCCCGCCGCGGATCGTCGGCTCCCGGCTCTACCTGCTCGCCCGCAACCGCGCCTTCTCGCTGGTGCCCGGCTCGATGACCGGCCACCTCACCGAGGACGTGGCCACCGTACGGCTGGAGGGGCGGGCCACCCTGCCGCTGGAGATGCAGTGGCGCACGGACGACCGCCGGCCGCCGCTGGCGACGCTGCGCAACCTGATCCGTCAGGAGGCGGCGGCGCTGGAGGAGTGGTAG
- a CDS encoding type III PLP-dependent enzyme domain-containing protein, whose translation MEQTFAGDSAFSGGRVFASSAAGPGIAEGAVAALADETLDWRFKAAPPESWGRTVREWLATGPTLSSLGTPLLTLDGAALDHNVRTMADWCAKAGVALAPHGKTTMAPALWQAQLAAGSHGITLANLPQVRVARAFGVQRILLANTLLDPAGLAWLAAELTADPDFAFLCWTDSTEGVRLMDEALRAAGAERPVEVLVELGGPGGRTGARGVDAAVEVAAAVLRAPTLRLAGVGGYEGALAHDATAEGLATVRGYLKALGELHGRLADAYPDGVPPVVSAGGSAYFDLVVEELAALPEAFVVLRSGAYIAHDDGFYRGISPLARGGADAPFRGALHGWARVASRPEPQLALLDAGKRDLPFDDGLPEPQRVRDGAELTGTTARITALNDQHAFLRDAGDLAPIGAVLRLGVSHPCTAFDKWTAIPVLDSADAAEPKVTGLVRTFF comes from the coding sequence GTGGAGCAGACCTTCGCGGGCGACAGTGCCTTCTCGGGCGGAAGGGTCTTCGCGAGCAGCGCGGCCGGGCCGGGGATCGCCGAGGGGGCGGTGGCGGCCCTGGCCGACGAGACCCTCGACTGGCGGTTCAAGGCCGCCCCGCCGGAGAGCTGGGGGCGCACCGTCCGGGAGTGGCTCGCCACCGGGCCCACCCTCTCCTCGCTCGGCACCCCGCTGCTCACCCTCGACGGCGCCGCGCTCGACCACAACGTCCGCACCATGGCCGACTGGTGCGCCAAGGCGGGCGTCGCCCTCGCCCCGCACGGCAAGACCACCATGGCGCCCGCGCTCTGGCAGGCCCAACTCGCCGCCGGCAGCCACGGCATCACCCTCGCCAACCTGCCGCAGGTGCGCGTCGCCCGGGCCTTCGGCGTCCAGCGGATCCTGCTCGCCAACACCCTGCTCGACCCGGCCGGACTCGCCTGGCTCGCCGCCGAGTTGACCGCCGACCCGGACTTCGCCTTCCTCTGCTGGACCGACTCCACCGAGGGCGTACGGCTGATGGACGAGGCGCTGCGCGCCGCCGGGGCCGAACGGCCGGTCGAGGTGCTGGTCGAACTCGGCGGCCCGGGCGGGCGGACCGGCGCGCGGGGCGTGGACGCGGCCGTCGAGGTCGCCGCCGCCGTGCTGCGCGCGCCGACCCTGCGGCTGGCCGGCGTCGGCGGGTACGAGGGCGCCCTCGCGCACGACGCCACGGCGGAGGGACTGGCCACCGTGCGCGGCTACCTCAAGGCGCTCGGGGAGCTGCACGGCCGGCTCGCCGACGCCTATCCGGACGGTGTGCCGCCGGTGGTGTCGGCCGGCGGCAGTGCCTACTTCGACCTGGTGGTCGAGGAGTTGGCCGCCCTGCCGGAGGCCTTCGTGGTGCTGCGCTCGGGGGCGTACATCGCCCACGACGACGGCTTCTACCGGGGCATCTCGCCGCTCGCCCGGGGTGGCGCGGACGCCCCGTTCCGCGGTGCGCTGCACGGCTGGGCCCGGGTGGCCTCCCGGCCGGAGCCGCAACTGGCGCTGCTGGACGCGGGAAAGCGCGACCTGCCCTTCGACGACGGCCTGCCCGAGCCGCAACGCGTACGCGACGGAGCCGAGTTGACGGGCACGACGGCACGGATCACGGCGCTCAACGACCAGCACGCCTTCCTCCGCGACGCAGGCGACCTCGCGCCGATCGGCGCGGTGCTGCGGCTCGGCGTCTCGCACCCGTGCACGGCCTTCGACAAGTGGACGGCGATCCCGGTGCTGGACTCCGCGGACGCCGCCGAGCCGAAGGTCACCGGGCTGGTCAGGACCTTCTTCTGA
- a CDS encoding bifunctional 4-hydroxy-2-oxoglutarate aldolase/2-dehydro-3-deoxy-phosphogluconate aldolase — translation MLTAEQAERGIDAGASFLVTPGCRPEVAQAARTRGVPVVLGALTPTEVARAVDLGAAAVKIFPARSFGPGYFKDLRGPYPDVPLVASGGVNAGNAAEFLAHGALAVCAGTDVVPPSAVEAGDWAEITRRARAFTRACAAGA, via the coding sequence GTGCTGACCGCCGAGCAGGCCGAGCGGGGGATCGACGCCGGGGCGTCCTTCCTGGTCACCCCGGGCTGCCGGCCCGAGGTCGCGCAGGCTGCGCGGACCCGCGGGGTGCCGGTGGTGCTGGGAGCCCTCACCCCGACCGAGGTGGCCCGGGCGGTCGACCTGGGCGCCGCGGCCGTCAAGATCTTCCCCGCCCGGTCGTTCGGCCCGGGTTACTTCAAGGACCTGCGCGGCCCGTACCCGGACGTGCCGCTGGTGGCCTCCGGCGGGGTGAACGCGGGCAACGCGGCCGAGTTCCTGGCGCATGGGGCGCTCGCCGTGTGCGCGGGGACGGACGTGGTGCCGCCGTCGGCGGTCGAGGCGGGGGACTGGGCGGAGATCACCCGGCGGGCCCGGGCGTTCACCCGGGCCTGCGCGGCGGGGGCGTAG
- a CDS encoding response regulator, whose protein sequence is MTSANGGCPRVIRVLIADDQEAVRRGVRRILEAQPDIEVVGEAVDGLAALELAAELRPDVALVDIRMPRLDGLEVTRRLSGSVRVVVLTTFDLDEYVYPALRHGASGFLLKRSGPSLLVEAVRAAADGESLISPSVTVRLLKHVTAPRRPARPAVPVVPLTEREVEIAGHVAAGRTNADIAAELFISAGTVKTHVASIQRKLGVSNRVGIAVHAWEMGYPVPQ, encoded by the coding sequence GTGACGAGTGCGAACGGTGGGTGTCCGCGGGTGATCCGGGTGTTGATCGCGGACGACCAGGAGGCCGTGCGGCGCGGCGTGCGGCGGATCCTCGAGGCGCAGCCGGACATCGAGGTGGTGGGCGAGGCCGTCGACGGGCTGGCCGCACTGGAGCTGGCGGCCGAACTGCGGCCCGACGTCGCGCTGGTGGACATCCGGATGCCGAGGTTGGACGGGCTGGAGGTGACCAGACGGCTGTCCGGCTCGGTGCGGGTGGTGGTGCTGACCACCTTCGATCTGGACGAGTACGTCTATCCGGCGCTGCGGCACGGCGCGTCCGGGTTCCTGCTGAAGCGTTCCGGCCCGTCGCTGCTGGTCGAGGCGGTGCGGGCGGCGGCGGACGGTGAGAGCCTGATCAGTCCGTCGGTCACGGTGCGGCTGCTGAAGCACGTGACCGCGCCGCGCCGGCCGGCGCGCCCGGCGGTGCCGGTGGTGCCGCTGACCGAGCGGGAGGTGGAGATCGCCGGGCACGTCGCGGCGGGCCGGACCAATGCCGACATCGCTGCCGAACTGTTCATCTCCGCGGGGACGGTGAAGACCCACGTGGCCAGCATCCAGCGCAAGCTGGGCGTGTCGAACCGGGTCGGGATCGCCGTGCACGCCTGGGAGATGGGCTACCCGGTGCCGCAGTAG
- a CDS encoding ABC-2 transporter permease, translated as MSTPQTPAAAPTLGHSLKHLAVHLLTPLLMCLGMALAYQGAFHQPEPHHLKVAVVGAGPQAHGLAQTIQGKAGDALDVRTVDDRAAAERLLRDRDLVGAFVPDARNPELIVAKGNSDTSVVAATAVFTNVTDKQGVPLHVTDLTTLAKGDPTGQGLFFLLVALSIGSYASVAAIGAAGAGLSLWIRALVGLAVSLVVSVIGIVTAGPLFHVVDHDQAAIWALGWLYSAGIVLIGIGLHGFLKKWTTLALMVLFVMLNFTSSGGVYRPELQNGFFGTLHGFWTGAGYLEGARSILYFDGGAGLGGHVVTLLVWLLLGGAALVAAAMHEGRGRRPVETPAEAEEEMEEAVAV; from the coding sequence ATGAGCACACCCCAGACCCCCGCCGCAGCGCCCACCCTGGGGCACTCGCTCAAGCACCTCGCCGTCCACCTGCTCACCCCGCTGCTGATGTGCCTCGGCATGGCCCTCGCCTACCAGGGCGCCTTCCACCAGCCGGAGCCCCACCACCTCAAGGTCGCCGTGGTCGGAGCCGGCCCCCAGGCGCACGGGCTGGCCCAGACGATCCAGGGCAAGGCCGGTGACGCGCTCGACGTCCGCACCGTCGACGACCGCGCCGCCGCCGAGCGGCTACTGCGCGACCGCGACCTGGTCGGCGCCTTCGTGCCCGACGCCAGGAACCCCGAACTGATCGTGGCAAAGGGCAACTCGGACACCTCGGTGGTGGCCGCCACGGCGGTGTTCACCAACGTCACCGACAAGCAGGGCGTCCCGCTGCACGTCACCGACCTCACCACCCTCGCCAAGGGTGACCCGACCGGTCAGGGCCTGTTCTTCCTGCTGGTCGCGCTGAGCATCGGCTCCTACGCCAGCGTCGCGGCGATCGGCGCCGCCGGTGCCGGGCTGAGCCTGTGGATCAGGGCACTGGTCGGCCTGGCGGTCTCGCTGGTGGTCAGCGTGATCGGGATCGTCACGGCCGGGCCGCTCTTCCACGTCGTCGACCACGACCAGGCCGCGATCTGGGCGCTCGGCTGGCTCTACTCCGCGGGCATCGTGCTGATCGGCATCGGCCTGCACGGCTTCCTGAAGAAGTGGACCACGCTCGCGCTGATGGTGCTTTTCGTGATGCTCAACTTCACCTCCTCCGGTGGCGTCTACCGGCCCGAGCTGCAGAACGGCTTCTTCGGAACCCTGCACGGCTTCTGGACCGGCGCCGGCTACCTGGAGGGCGCCCGCAGCATCCTGTACTTCGACGGCGGCGCCGGCCTCGGCGGGCACGTAGTGACCCTGCTGGTCTGGCTGCTCCTGGGCGGGGCGGCCCTGGTGGCGGCGGCGATGCACGAGGGCCGCGGACGCCGTCCGGTGGAGACGCCGGCGGAGGCCGAGGAGGAGATGGAGGAGGCGGTCGCGGTCTGA
- a CDS encoding alpha-amylase family glycosyl hydrolase yields the protein MTSTRPGPDWLADAVLYQIYPQTFADSDGDGIGDFAGIAEHLDHLCWLGVNTVWLTPCFASPFRDAGYDVTDYLTPAPRYGRTEDLVALVEAARRKGIRILLDLVAGHTSDRHPWFLAAAEDPADHRYIWSDRQVDGFVASPGSRPGWYRPNFFDCQPALNFGYARGSSEEPWRQPVDAEGPRANRAALRGIMAHWLGLGVAGFRVDMAYSLVKDDPGRVETAKLWTELRDWLDRTHPEAALFAEWGEPAAAVAAGFHADFFLHFGGEDQGLPLRSLWNNGAGTVEEFWQQGPCYFEAEGRGTPRTFLDAWRCAAELTEGNGHIVLPTANHDFSRLATGPRSGEQLAPAFAFLFTWPTLPAVYYGDEIGMRYLPGLPDVEGSVLGPRYNRAGSRTPMQWTPGPSAGFSAAPPERLYLPLDPDPRRPDVLSQRADPTSLLHTVRRLIALRRAHPGLGASGGVEVRHAGYPLVYTRSGRYLVAVNPRREPGAVRLTGEVGAVGAVRPLEVDGARPLEVRGVRIVDGELRADGFSYGVFELG from the coding sequence ATGACCTCGACCCGCCCCGGCCCCGACTGGCTGGCCGACGCCGTCCTCTACCAGATCTACCCGCAGACCTTCGCGGACTCCGACGGCGACGGCATCGGCGACTTCGCCGGCATCGCCGAGCACCTCGACCACCTCTGCTGGCTCGGCGTGAACACGGTCTGGCTCACCCCCTGCTTCGCCTCGCCGTTCCGCGACGCCGGATACGACGTCACCGACTACCTCACCCCCGCCCCGCGCTACGGCCGCACCGAGGACCTCGTCGCGCTGGTCGAGGCCGCCCGCCGCAAGGGCATCCGGATCCTGTTGGACCTGGTCGCCGGGCACACCTCCGACCGCCACCCCTGGTTCCTGGCCGCCGCCGAGGATCCGGCCGACCACCGCTACATCTGGTCGGACCGGCAGGTGGACGGCTTCGTCGCCTCGCCCGGGAGCCGCCCGGGCTGGTACCGACCGAACTTCTTCGACTGTCAGCCCGCCCTCAACTTTGGCTATGCACGCGGCAGTTCCGAGGAGCCCTGGCGCCAGCCCGTGGACGCCGAGGGGCCGCGGGCCAACCGGGCGGCGCTGCGCGGGATCATGGCGCACTGGCTCGGCCTGGGCGTGGCCGGCTTCCGGGTGGACATGGCGTACTCCCTGGTCAAGGACGACCCGGGCCGGGTCGAGACCGCCAAACTCTGGACCGAACTGCGCGACTGGCTGGACCGCACCCACCCCGAGGCCGCGCTGTTCGCCGAGTGGGGCGAGCCCGCCGCCGCCGTCGCGGCCGGGTTCCACGCGGACTTCTTCCTGCACTTCGGCGGGGAGGACCAGGGCCTTCCGCTGCGCTCGCTCTGGAACAACGGCGCCGGAACGGTCGAGGAGTTCTGGCAGCAGGGCCCGTGCTACTTCGAGGCCGAGGGGCGCGGCACCCCGCGGACCTTCCTGGACGCCTGGCGCTGCGCCGCCGAACTCACCGAGGGCAACGGGCACATCGTCCTGCCCACCGCCAACCACGACTTCTCCCGGCTCGCCACCGGCCCGCGCTCCGGCGAGCAACTCGCCCCCGCCTTCGCCTTCCTGTTCACCTGGCCGACCCTGCCCGCCGTGTACTACGGCGACGAGATCGGGATGCGCTACCTGCCCGGGCTGCCGGACGTCGAGGGCAGCGTGCTCGGGCCGCGCTACAACCGGGCGGGCTCGCGGACCCCGATGCAGTGGACGCCGGGCCCCTCGGCCGGGTTCTCCGCCGCGCCGCCCGAGCGGCTCTACCTGCCGCTGGACCCGGACCCGCGGCGCCCGGACGTGCTCTCCCAGCGCGCCGACCCGACGTCGCTGCTGCACACCGTCCGGCGGCTGATCGCGCTGCGCCGCGCCCACCCGGGGCTGGGCGCGTCCGGCGGGGTGGAGGTGCGGCACGCCGGCTACCCGCTGGTGTACACCCGGTCCGGGCGGTACCTGGTGGCCGTGAACCCGCGTCGGGAGCCGGGGGCGGTCCGGCTGACGGGCGAGGTGGGCGCGGTGGGTGCGGTGCGGCCGCTGGAGGTGGACGGCGCGCGGCCGCTGGAGGTGCGGGGCGTGCGGATCGTGGACGGTGAACTGCGGGCGGACGGGTTCTCGTACGGGGTGTTCGAGCTGGGCTGA
- a CDS encoding DUF2470 domain-containing protein, translated as MAVLLPDRPGPLEAVETTWVPAAAGCTTSGAAPRPPRSPPPCSPIRPPRCWPAPACCTCPASPPRSPTAAWPCCVPCWPTAARVGWSASTSTGAPRSGRNATRPCCRRCWTPPNCCCSAPTRPGPTSAPTSPPRCAAVSPPPPPWWSRTPPWWSPPPPTSPAPPPTRWPATRPRCSPHLADGHADALGLLTGLLDPALLTHHPDVRPLALDRHGLVLRLDHPHSHRDVRLVFPEPACDTEDFGHRMHELLTAAQHGPPAPSRPPGPARVRRTRRTPRPP; from the coding sequence ATGGCCGTCCTGCTGCCCGACCGCCCGGGCCCGCTGGAGGCCGTGGAGACGACCTGGGTCCCGGCCGCAGCCGGCTGCACTACCAGCGGCGCGGCTCCGCGGCCGCCGCGCTCTCCCCCGCCCTGCTCACCGATCCGACCGCCGCGCTGCTGGCCGGCGCCCGCCTGCTGCACCTGTCCGGCATCACCGCCGCGCTCTCCGACGGCTGCCTGGCCCTGCTGCGTGCCCTGCTGGCCGACCGCCGCCCGGGTCGGCTGGTCAGCTTCGACCTCAACTGGCGCCCCGCGCTCTGGCAGGAACGCGACCCGGCCGTGCTGCCGTCGCTGCTGGACGCCGCCGAACTGCTGCTGCTCGGCGCCGACGAGGCCCGGGCCGACCTCGGCACCGACGAGCCCGCCGCGCTGCGCCGCCGTTTCCCCTCCCCCGCCACCGTGGTGGTCAAGGACGCCGCCTTGGTGGTCACCACCCCCGCCGACCTCGCCCGCGCCACCCCCGACCCGCTGGCCCGCCACGAGGCCGCGCTGCTCACCCCACCTGGCCGACGGCCACGCCGACGCCCTCGGCCTGCTCACCGGCCTGCTCGACCCGGCCCTGCTCACCCACCACCCGGACGTCCGCCCGCTCGCCCTGGACCGCCACGGCCTGGTGCTGCGCCTGGACCACCCGCACAGCCACCGCGACGTCCGCCTGGTCTTCCCCGAACCCGCCTGCGACACCGAGGACTTCGGCCACCGGATGCACGAGCTGCTCACCGCCGCCCAGCACGGCCCACCGGCGCCATCCCGACCACCCGGCCCAGCCCGTGTGAGACGTACCCGTAGAACGCCCCGGCCGCCGTGA
- a CDS encoding peptide-N4-asparagine amidase: MALRSLLRRTESRTPLLRRAAGLIGAAALTLAGTLTAAAPAHADFGSGYHDPITATKPLTRPDTRSCTVDVMHDREFRNGYGNPPDTPYTATLTPPADCAGPWSAVVLDLHGQVAGRQFDRIFSVRIGGVQVLLSSTPEPSRDGIRWNVERDLTRYAPLFTAGPLPFSFDLANVTDATYTGVYKISASLTFYTANDRWPTAHGADQVLTTGPFALTQAAPATAKDLTFPQNLERLTAEVYARGGGACEEFAYASAPDAFVAANPSIGACGKGPFRELRLTVDGRVVGAVWPYPVIYTGGWDPLLWRPIPGVFAFDLPAYRVDLTPYVGLLLDGRPHSVGITINATEAQSNDVWTGQVNLFAEVDHGTARTSGQLTDYRVAPEATVGTELTDHGGGSGDWTVTAARHDLARGWVQTSHGRITTEVRDDLAFSSAQRLRDSGNDVTLHNGTDLTRTTTTWGGGPHRTTTVHEGEPLDVTYRVTHDAAGNTDQNTAMDLGYHREATTATGGHVTERTTIDHTLRPTAQRHDGDRTVRTGTSTEDYRSTGPDGPYHRTLSFVDGWPKP, translated from the coding sequence TTGGCCCTGCGCTCCCTGCTCCGCCGAACCGAGTCCCGAACGCCCCTGCTCCGCCGCGCCGCCGGACTGATCGGCGCCGCCGCCCTCACCCTGGCCGGCACCCTCACCGCCGCCGCGCCCGCCCACGCCGACTTCGGCAGCGGCTACCACGACCCGATCACCGCCACCAAGCCGCTCACCCGCCCCGACACCCGCTCCTGCACCGTCGACGTGATGCACGACCGCGAGTTCCGCAACGGCTACGGCAACCCGCCCGACACCCCGTACACCGCCACCCTCACCCCGCCCGCCGACTGCGCCGGCCCCTGGTCCGCCGTGGTCCTGGACCTCCACGGGCAGGTCGCCGGACGGCAGTTCGACCGGATCTTCAGCGTCCGCATCGGCGGCGTCCAGGTGCTGCTGTCCTCCACCCCGGAACCGTCCAGGGACGGCATCCGGTGGAACGTCGAGCGCGATCTCACCCGCTACGCCCCGCTGTTCACCGCCGGACCGCTGCCGTTCTCCTTCGACCTCGCCAACGTCACCGACGCCACCTACACCGGCGTCTACAAGATCTCGGCGAGCCTGACCTTCTACACCGCGAACGACCGCTGGCCGACCGCCCACGGCGCCGACCAGGTCCTCACCACCGGCCCGTTCGCCCTCACCCAGGCCGCCCCGGCCACCGCGAAGGACCTCACCTTCCCGCAGAACCTGGAGCGCCTGACCGCCGAGGTCTACGCCCGCGGCGGCGGCGCCTGCGAGGAGTTCGCGTACGCCTCCGCACCGGACGCCTTCGTCGCCGCCAACCCGTCGATCGGCGCCTGCGGCAAGGGCCCGTTCCGCGAGCTGCGGCTCACCGTGGACGGCCGGGTGGTCGGCGCGGTCTGGCCGTACCCGGTGATCTACACCGGGGGTTGGGACCCGCTGCTGTGGCGGCCGATACCGGGCGTCTTCGCCTTCGACCTGCCCGCCTACCGGGTCGACCTCACCCCGTACGTCGGCCTGCTGCTCGACGGGCGCCCGCACAGCGTCGGCATCACGATCAACGCGACCGAGGCGCAGAGCAACGACGTCTGGACCGGCCAGGTCAACCTCTTCGCCGAGGTCGACCACGGCACCGCCCGCACCTCCGGGCAGCTCACCGACTACCGGGTCGCCCCCGAGGCGACCGTCGGCACCGAGCTCACCGACCACGGCGGCGGCAGCGGCGACTGGACCGTCACCGCCGCCCGGCACGACCTCGCCCGCGGCTGGGTGCAGACCTCGCACGGCCGGATCACCACCGAGGTCCGCGACGACCTCGCGTTCAGCTCCGCCCAGCGACTGCGCGACAGCGGCAACGACGTGACGCTGCACAACGGCACCGACCTCACCCGCACCACCACCACCTGGGGCGGCGGACCGCACCGCACCACCACCGTGCACGAGGGCGAACCGCTGGACGTCACCTACAGGGTGACCCACGACGCGGCCGGGAACACCGACCAGAACACCGCGATGGACCTCGGCTACCACCGTGAGGCCACCACGGCGACCGGCGGCCACGTCACCGAGCGCACCACGATCGACCACACCCTGCGACCGACCGCCCAGCGCCACGACGGCGACCGCACCGTCCGTACCGGTACCAGCACCGAGGACTACCGCAGCACCGGGCCGGACGGGCCGTACCACCGGACGCTGAGCTTCGTGGACGGGTGGCCGAAGCCGTGA
- a CDS encoding sensor histidine kinase produces MRTDPLTRPDRARSRSRRWPALAAALLLLAPVALAHPGDHGAALLLALTAALAAVVALLPWPLGRVTLTAAAVAAAGASLSVDLCYPGPYRLPAFWLPFEWLALLGVLFRAVRRLPDRWAGPIGGLVGLAAAVLPLRFALRTPHGGAAGPVTGVLFSLLPVLGIAGASLYLRVLDARRERAVARARREQRLEVARGLHDFVAHEITGIVLEAQAGQLPGQEAEETTALLRRLEEAGLRALDSMDEMVGALREQQEAAGTTRRLGLADLPDLVTRFAAMGGPRATVDLAPEAVELLGAEAQTTAYAVVLEALTNVRRHAPQATAVTVRVAPEPDGRAVRVIVGDNGGPATRGPRLRRRPGAGGTGLAGLAARATAHGGTLTSGPLGPSGWQVCCTLPGREGPSGDDPHPGLSPGRSER; encoded by the coding sequence GTGCGTACCGACCCGCTGACCCGCCCCGACCGGGCTCGATCCCGATCCCGGCGTTGGCCCGCCCTCGCCGCCGCCCTACTGCTGCTCGCGCCCGTCGCGCTCGCGCACCCGGGGGACCACGGCGCGGCCCTGCTGCTCGCCCTGACGGCCGCACTCGCCGCGGTGGTGGCGCTGCTGCCCTGGCCGCTCGGCCGGGTCACGCTCACCGCTGCGGCCGTCGCCGCCGCCGGAGCCTCGCTGTCGGTGGACCTGTGCTACCCGGGGCCCTACCGGCTGCCCGCGTTCTGGCTGCCGTTCGAATGGCTCGCGCTGCTCGGCGTGCTGTTCCGGGCCGTGCGCAGGCTGCCCGACCGCTGGGCCGGGCCGATCGGCGGACTGGTCGGGCTCGCCGCCGCGGTGCTGCCGCTGCGGTTCGCGCTCCGGACGCCGCACGGCGGAGCGGCCGGGCCGGTGACCGGCGTGCTGTTCTCCCTGCTGCCGGTGCTCGGGATCGCCGGGGCGAGCCTCTACCTGCGGGTCCTGGACGCCCGTCGGGAACGGGCCGTGGCCCGGGCGAGGCGCGAGCAGCGGCTCGAAGTCGCCCGGGGATTGCACGACTTCGTCGCCCACGAGATCACCGGCATCGTGCTGGAGGCCCAGGCCGGTCAACTCCCGGGCCAGGAAGCGGAGGAGACCACGGCACTGCTGCGCCGACTGGAGGAGGCGGGGCTGCGCGCGCTCGACTCGATGGACGAGATGGTCGGCGCCCTGCGCGAGCAGCAGGAGGCGGCCGGAACCACCCGCCGCCTCGGCCTGGCCGACCTGCCGGACCTGGTGACCCGCTTCGCCGCGATGGGCGGCCCGCGGGCCACCGTCGACCTCGCCCCGGAGGCCGTCGAACTGCTCGGCGCCGAGGCCCAAACCACCGCGTACGCCGTCGTCCTGGAGGCCCTGACGAACGTCCGTCGCCATGCCCCGCAGGCCACCGCGGTGACGGTCCGGGTGGCCCCCGAGCCGGACGGCCGCGCGGTACGGGTGATCGTCGGCGACAACGGCGGACCGGCCACCCGCGGGCCCCGGCTGCGCCGCCGCCCAGGCGCGGGCGGTACCGGTCTGGCCGGCCTGGCGGCCCGGGCCACCGCCCACGGCGGCACCTTGACCTCGGGCCCGCTCGGTCCGTCCGGCTGGCAGGTGTGCTGCACCCTGCCGGGACGGGAGGGCCCGTCCGGCGACGACCCGCACCCCGGGCTTTCGCCGGGACGGTCGGAGCGCTAG
- a CDS encoding (2Fe-2S)-binding protein, with amino-acid sequence MNPAPEQPPPPSPELPHPDYARLAAVGPYFALDTSATGTPPPGFRPLPELYGTGPDAPLAARVRVVAQRLGTAELRVAASILHLGLAARFWSVGVGSAVLLGTVPSLEHAWVRIPDQGPIDLWTPPEPVRPAAGPLIDQLHQAVLIGQLEPLAAAVRAAVPLSARLLRGNAASALAGVLRILGSQASLTASELVAQLLDRPPLTGSGTLLTGSRGAAFRRTSCCLYYRIGPGAGLCGDCCFTRPPARRQPSS; translated from the coding sequence TTGAACCCCGCGCCCGAGCAACCGCCGCCCCCCTCGCCCGAACTCCCGCACCCCGACTACGCCCGACTCGCCGCCGTCGGCCCGTACTTCGCGCTCGACACCTCCGCCACCGGGACCCCGCCGCCCGGCTTCCGCCCACTGCCGGAGCTCTACGGCACCGGCCCGGACGCCCCGCTCGCGGCCCGGGTCCGGGTGGTGGCACAGCGCCTGGGCACGGCCGAACTGCGGGTCGCCGCCTCGATCCTGCACCTCGGACTGGCCGCCCGGTTCTGGTCGGTGGGCGTCGGCTCGGCCGTCCTGCTGGGGACGGTCCCGTCCTTGGAGCACGCCTGGGTACGGATCCCGGACCAGGGGCCGATCGATCTCTGGACGCCACCGGAACCGGTCCGCCCCGCCGCCGGTCCGCTCATCGATCAGCTCCACCAGGCCGTCCTGATCGGCCAGTTGGAGCCACTGGCCGCAGCAGTGCGCGCCGCCGTACCGCTCTCGGCGCGCCTGCTGCGCGGCAACGCCGCCTCCGCGCTGGCCGGGGTGCTCCGGATCCTGGGCTCCCAAGCCTCGCTCACAGCCTCGGAGTTGGTCGCACAGCTGCTGGACCGTCCGCCGTTGACGGGCTCCGGCACGCTGCTCACCGGCTCGCGCGGGGCGGCGTTCCGACGGACGAGCTGTTGCCTCTACTACCGGATCGGGCCGGGCGCGGGGCTCTGCGGGGACTGCTGCTTCACCCGGCCGCCGGCCCGGCGGCAGCCGAGCAGCTGA